In Geopsychrobacter electrodiphilus DSM 16401, a single window of DNA contains:
- the draG gene encoding ADP-ribosyl-[dinitrogen reductase] hydrolase, with protein sequence MAKKLLDRARASFLGVALGDALGATTEFMTPAEIQAQYRVHSKIRGGGWLGVKPGQVTDDTEMSLAIARAVDLAGEWNLRGIAENFLAWMRAKPIDMGSTVRKGIVNFRRTDKLSVPPGDWDAGNGALMRMAPIVIFSLGDEQLFQRATLEQAHLTHNHPLSDVACLCVGAMVQAALLGADRFELHAMARGLVAGYSTFQFSDYRGLASGYVVDTVQTVFHYFFSTGSFEECLVGVVNQGGDADTTGAIAGMLAGAFYGLDALPSRWLRKLDRNILNEIEALTPRLLGLSPWSRHDRKEQQHGYEKNQHK encoded by the coding sequence GTGGCTAAGAAACTGCTTGATCGTGCCCGGGCCAGCTTTCTGGGCGTCGCACTGGGCGATGCCCTGGGCGCGACCACCGAGTTCATGACCCCCGCCGAGATTCAGGCGCAGTACAGGGTGCACAGCAAGATCCGTGGCGGTGGCTGGCTGGGAGTGAAACCAGGGCAGGTGACTGATGACACCGAAATGTCACTGGCCATCGCCCGAGCGGTCGATTTGGCTGGCGAGTGGAATTTAAGAGGGATTGCGGAGAATTTTCTGGCCTGGATGCGCGCCAAACCCATCGATATGGGTTCGACTGTACGCAAAGGCATCGTTAATTTCCGCCGCACCGACAAACTGTCTGTGCCTCCCGGCGACTGGGACGCCGGCAACGGCGCGTTGATGCGCATGGCACCGATAGTGATATTCAGCCTGGGCGATGAGCAACTCTTCCAGCGCGCAACCCTCGAACAGGCCCACCTGACGCACAACCATCCGCTGTCGGATGTGGCCTGTCTCTGTGTTGGCGCCATGGTTCAGGCCGCCCTGCTGGGAGCCGATCGTTTTGAGCTGCACGCCATGGCGCGGGGGTTGGTCGCGGGTTATTCCACCTTTCAGTTTTCCGACTACCGTGGTCTGGCCTCAGGCTATGTGGTCGACACCGTCCAGACCGTGTTTCACTACTTTTTCAGCACCGGCAGTTTTGAAGAATGTCTGGTCGGAGTTGTCAACCAGGGTGGGGATGCCGACACCACCGGGGCCATCGCCGGGATGCTGGCCGGTGCCTTTTACGGTCTTGATGCCCTGCCGTCCCGCTGGTTGCGAAAACTCGACCGGAACATTCTCAACGAGATCGAAGCATTGACCCCGCGGCTCCTTGGTCTTTCACCCTGGAGTCGGCACGACAGAAAGGAACAGCAACATGGATACGAGAAAAATCAGCATAAATGA
- a CDS encoding ANTAR domain-containing response regulator, with protein sequence MKIALIADDEPLIRRQVAECLSAYGFDRVVEAENGAQAATTAAIEKPLLIVLDVNMPVMDGMTAAEKIRQTISAPIILLTGNTDAETIARARDVGVSNYLLKPFHAEQMKAAVELAIHRFIEISNLQDENTRLKEALETRKLVDKAKGLLIGKGMSEPDAYRKMQKIAMDKRKSLKEVAEAILLMES encoded by the coding sequence ATGAAAATTGCACTTATTGCCGATGATGAGCCTTTGATACGACGTCAGGTCGCCGAATGTCTGTCCGCCTACGGTTTCGATCGCGTTGTCGAAGCCGAAAACGGTGCGCAGGCCGCTACCACGGCAGCCATTGAAAAACCTTTATTGATCGTACTGGATGTCAACATGCCGGTGATGGACGGGATGACGGCGGCAGAAAAAATCCGGCAGACTATTTCGGCGCCGATTATTTTACTGACCGGGAACACCGACGCAGAGACCATTGCCCGCGCGCGCGATGTCGGCGTCAGCAATTATCTGCTGAAACCCTTTCATGCCGAACAGATGAAGGCGGCAGTAGAGCTGGCCATTCATCGCTTTATCGAGATCAGTAATCTGCAGGATGAGAATACCAGGCTGAAAGAGGCTCTCGAAACCCGCAAGCTGGTCGACAAGGCCAAGGGTTTGCTGATCGGCAAAGGCATGAGTGAGCCAGACGCTTATCGCAAGATGCAGAAGATCGCCATGGATAAACGCAAATCGCTGAAAGAGGTCGCCGAAGCAATTTTACTGATGGAGAGCTGA
- a CDS encoding NAD(+)--dinitrogen-reductase ADP-D-ribosyltransferase: MTASSFNRCNLPPWAIASRHFNAKPQRLEISGVRQTNRFLFERLDQLDSPEDRGMQFHDYMDVKFQLHQWQREISLSSRKSLKNSYLRFLRGWLFDSNAQEGAVLKGWVESRFGLAPTFHRQPIADPEGEAYQRFAFDRMKGAARTNAIFPQLDLLFEFVQDELRRRYPDQTHLALYRGIYDFSEHQVLEQRERNKYLVRLNNLNSFTANFEQAWEFGSRVLKTEVPLVKVLFGTGLLPKALLKGEGELLVIGGEYEVEVLTGG, encoded by the coding sequence ATGACGGCGAGCTCGTTCAACCGGTGCAACCTGCCGCCCTGGGCGATCGCCTCGCGCCACTTTAACGCCAAACCGCAACGCCTTGAGATTTCAGGCGTGCGCCAGACCAACCGCTTTCTGTTTGAGCGACTCGATCAGCTGGATTCTCCAGAAGACCGCGGAATGCAGTTTCATGACTATATGGACGTCAAATTCCAGCTGCATCAGTGGCAGAGAGAGATTTCGCTGAGCAGTCGCAAGAGTTTAAAAAACAGTTATCTGCGCTTTTTACGCGGCTGGCTGTTCGACAGCAACGCGCAGGAGGGGGCGGTGCTCAAGGGCTGGGTTGAATCGCGTTTCGGCCTTGCGCCGACCTTCCATCGCCAGCCGATTGCCGACCCTGAAGGTGAGGCCTACCAGCGCTTTGCCTTCGACCGCATGAAGGGGGCCGCACGCACCAACGCGATCTTTCCGCAGCTCGATCTGCTCTTTGAATTTGTCCAGGACGAATTACGCCGGCGTTATCCTGACCAGACCCACCTCGCCCTGTATCGCGGCATCTACGATTTTTCCGAACACCAGGTGCTGGAGCAGCGCGAACGCAATAAGTACCTGGTACGCCTGAATAACCTCAACTCCTTTACCGCCAACTTTGAACAGGCCTGGGAGTTCGGCAGCCGGGTTTTAAAAACTGAAGTCCCGCTGGTCAAGGTCTTGTTCGGTACAGGGCTGCTCCCCAAGGCTCTGCTCAAGGGGGAAGGTGAACTTCTGGTGATCGGTGGCGAATATGAAGTCGAGGTTTTAACCGGTGGCTAA
- a CDS encoding FKBP-type peptidyl-prolyl cis-trans isomerase: protein MQIAKPGDRVSIHYIGTLDNGYVFDSAESDNPLSFTLGEGEVFPALEQAVVGMPVGSAMNIEIKAAEAYGPRRAENLLRVARSQFPATREIRVGEKISLAFADGEERVMRIVEQDEDQVTLDANHPLAGLDLTFALQLEAILPGEKPKDAD from the coding sequence ATGCAAATTGCCAAACCCGGTGATCGAGTATCCATCCACTATATCGGCACCCTGGATAACGGCTATGTTTTCGACAGTGCCGAGAGCGACAACCCCTTGAGTTTTACCCTGGGCGAAGGGGAAGTTTTCCCCGCGCTGGAGCAAGCGGTGGTCGGCATGCCGGTTGGCAGCGCGATGAATATCGAAATCAAAGCGGCCGAGGCCTATGGCCCACGCCGCGCTGAAAACCTGTTGCGTGTCGCGCGCAGCCAGTTTCCGGCGACCCGCGAAATACGTGTAGGGGAGAAGATTTCACTGGCCTTTGCCGATGGCGAAGAACGTGTGATGCGGATCGTCGAACAGGATGAAGATCAGGTGACACTCGACGCCAATCATCCCCTCGCCGGGCTGGATCTGACCTTTGCCCTGCAACTGGAGGCGATTTTGCCCGGGGAGAAGCCAAAAGATGCTGATTGA
- a CDS encoding GNAT family N-acetyltransferase gives MLIDAARTADIPALCTLLASLFSQEAEFSPDSRAQQAGLKLIIENPEIGTILVARHGGQLVGMLNLLFTVSTALGGRVALLEDMVIAAAHRGTGIGTLLMGKALDFARQNSCQRITLLTDADNASAQRFYQRQGFNLSPMIAFRRHLA, from the coding sequence ATGCTGATTGATGCTGCCCGCACAGCCGACATCCCCGCCCTCTGTACACTGCTTGCAAGCCTGTTCAGCCAGGAAGCCGAATTCAGCCCCGACAGCCGTGCCCAGCAGGCCGGCCTGAAGCTGATCATCGAGAATCCCGAGATCGGCACCATTCTGGTCGCGCGCCACGGCGGTCAGCTAGTCGGCATGCTCAATCTGCTCTTCACCGTTTCAACGGCGCTGGGAGGACGGGTCGCACTGCTGGAAGATATGGTTATCGCTGCGGCGCACCGCGGGACCGGAATCGGTACCCTGCTGATGGGTAAGGCGCTGGACTTCGCCAGACAGAACAGCTGCCAGCGGATCACCCTGTTGACCGATGCAGACAACGCAAGCGCTCAGCGTTTCTACCAGCGTCAGGGCTTCAATCTCTCACCGATGATCGCGTTTCGGCGGCACCTCGCCTGA